Part of the Chromatiaceae bacterium genome is shown below.
GCGGCTGGCTCGCGGTCCAGTCGTCCGACGGCAACGAGGCCTACACCCGGCGCGGCGACCTCCAGGTCGACGAAAACGGCCTGCTGATGACCGGCAACAGATTGCCGGTCATGGGCAATGGTGGGCCGATTGCCGTGCCGCCTTTCGAAAAGATCGAGATCGGTACCGACGGCACCGTCTCGATTCGCCCGCTTGGTGCCACCGGCGAACAGCTCGCCGTGATCGACCGCATCAAGCTCGTCGCGCCACAGTACGACCAGATGGAGAAGGGCGACGATGGTCTGTTTCGCCTCAAAGGCGGTGGTGTCGCTGAAGCCGATGCCACGCAGCGCGTGACTGCTGGTGCCCTGGTGGCGAGCAATGTCAACGCGGTCAACGAGATGGTCGAGATGATCGAACTCGGACGTCGTTTCGAGTTGCAGGTGAAGATGATGCGCACGGCCGACGAGGATGCCGAGGCGGCGGCACGTCTGTTGCGCCCGGTATAAAGCTGGCAAGCGTTTTGCAGCAGTTCTGGTAGACGACATTGAAACAGTTGGCACCGCCGCCCTAGCGGCCGCCTGAAACGACAAGAGGCAAGCGATATGTACCCTGCACTGTGGATCGCCAAGACCGGACTCGACGCCGAGCAGACGCGCATGTCGGTCATCTCGAACAATCTGGCAAACGTCAACACGAATGGCTTCAAGCGCGACCGCGCGGTGTTCGAAGACCTGATCTACCAGAACATCCGCCAAGCCGGTGCGAACTCGACCGAGGACACCACCTTGCCGTCGGGTCTGTACCTGGGGACCGGAGTGCGAACTGTCGCGACCCAGAAGTTGCACACCCAGGGCAACATCGTTCAGACCAACAACAGCTTCGACCTCGCGGTGCAGGGCAGTGGGTTCTTTCAGATCACGCATCCCGACGGGAGCCTCGTGTACACCCGTGACGGCGCCTTCGGTATGGACTCGACCGGTCAGCTGGTCACCCAGAACGGTTATCTGCTCGATCCCGCGATCACGATCCCGGCGAACACCGTGAGCGTGACCGTCGGTTCGGACGGCACCGTCTCGGCCCTGGTCGCCGGCAACAGCGCGCCGACACAGATCGGCAACATCACCCTGGCGCAGTTCGTCAATCCGACCGGACTCGAAGCGATCGGCGACAACCTGTATCGCGAGACCTTCGCCAGCGGTGCGCCGCAGACGGATACACCCGGAACCAACGGTGCCGGCACCCTGATCCAGGGATCGTTGGAGAGTTCCAACGTCAATGTGGTCGAGGAGCTGGTCAACATGATCGAGACGCAGCGCGCCTACGAGATGAACAGCAAGGCGATTTCGACCACGGACAACATGCTCGCCTACATCAGTCAGCAGCTGTAACGGCCCGGTGAGCGACGAGGAAGAATCCAGATGAACATCGGTCACCGGATCCAGCGACAAGGGGTTCGCGCACTCGCGGCATTGAGTTGCCTGGCGTTGCTCGCCGGGTGCAATTCCGTGCCCAAGCGCGATGCCGAGTTCGCCGCGGTGCCACCGGCGCAGATCCCGCCTGTGCCACAAGGCAACGGTGCGATCTTTCAGGCGGGCTTCGAACGCAGCTGGTTCGAGAACGTGCGTGCGCGCCATATCGGCGACATCGTACTGGTCAACCTGGTCGAGGATACCGAGGCCAAACACACGAACTCGGGTACCGTGTCGAAGGAGAACGACACCTCGATCACCAACCCGACGCTGTTCGGCAAACTGCTGAGCTTCGACATTCCCGGACGCAGCGGTTCTTACAACCTGGACCAGAGTCTGGCCTCGTCGACCGATTTCTCGGGTGACGCGGACAACACGCAGAACAATGAATTCAGCGGCTCCATTTCGGTGATGGTCACCGAGGTGCTGCCGAACGGTTATCTGCGCGTTCGCGGCGAGAAGCGCATCGGGATGACCGGTGGAAACGAATACATCCGCGTGTCGGGCATCATCCGACCCGAAGACATCGACACCCGCAATACCGTGGATTCGACCCGGGTCGCGGATGCGACGCTGATCTATATCGGCGACGGTCAGGTGGCGAGTGCCAGCAAGATGGGCTGGCTGGCGAAGTTCTTCATCTCGGCGATCATGCCGTTCTAACGAGGTGGCTGCGATGCGTGCATCGAGCATTCGGCTGAACATCTTTAACCCACGGCGTCACTTCACGTCGGGCGAGTCGCGCACCCGGTCCGTCGGTCTGCAGCGACTGGTGACGCTGGCGATATGCGCAATGCTGGTGCTGGCCGTGCCGGCACAGGCGGAACGGATAAAGGACCTCGCTGCCATCCAGGGCGTGCGTAACAACCAGCTGCTCGGTTACGGCCTGGTCGTCGGCCTCGACGGGAGTGGCGACAAGGTCAATTCATCTCCGTTCACCCAGCAGAGCCTGCGCAGCATGTTGACCCAGCTGGGCATCGTCGTCCCCCCGAACATCAATCTGAACCCGAAGAACGTCGCAGCGGTCACGGTGCATGCGGATCTTCCGCCATTCGCCAAACCGGGTCAGGAGGTCGACGTCACGGTTTCTTCGATCGGTGATGCCAAGAGCCTGCGCGGCGGCAGCCTGCTGATGACACCCTTGAAGGGTATAGACGGTCAGGTCTATGCGATCGCACAGGGCAACCTCGTCGTTGGTGGTCTGTCGGCGGCGGGCGCGGACGGGTCCAAGATCACGATCAATATTCCGAGTTCCGGTCGTGTCCCGGGCGGGGCGACCGTGGAGCGCAGCGTGCCGACGCCTTTCGGTGAAGACGCGATGCTCACGTTGAATCTGAAGTCCGGTGACTTCACCACCGTGCAGCGCGTCACCGATGCGATCAACAAGGCGATCGGCGAGGGTACCGCGTTTGCGATCGACGCGACTTCGGTGAAGGTCAACGCGCCGCGCAACATCGGCCAGCGGGTCGGGTTCGTGTCGCTGGTCGAGAACCTGGAGGTCGAACCGGCCGAGGCGGTGGCGCGTGTGATCGTGAACTCGCGTACCGGCACCGTGGTGATCAACAGTACCGTGCGCGTCAGCCCGGCCGCGGTGTCGCACGGCAACCTGGTCGTGACGATCAGCGAGAACGCGCAGGTATCGCAACCGAACGCATTGGCCGCCGGCAGGACCGTGGTCACGCCACAGTCGGATGTCAGCGTGCAGGCACCGGGCGACCGGCGCATGTTCCTGTTCGATCCGGGCGTCACGCTCGACAATGTTGTGCGCGCGGTCAATCAGGTCGGAGCCGGTCCGAGCGACCTGGTGGCAATCCTCGAGGCACTCAAACAGGCCGGTGCGCTGAAGGCCGACCTGGTGGTGATCTGAGGTCCGGCATGGCACTCGACATGGCCCAGGTCTACACGGATTTTTCCGGTCTCGCCGCGCTGCGCGCGCGGGCCCGCGAGGATCAGGAGGCCGCGCTGGACCAGGTTGCCCGTCAGTTCGAGTCCTTGTTCGTACAGATGATGCTCAAGAGCATGCGCGACGCGAGTTTCGGGGGCGGCCTGATGGACAGCCAGCAGAGCGAATTCTACCGCGAGATGTACGACAAGCAGATCGCGATCGACATGGCCGACAAACAGGGCATAGGGCTGGCCGACGTGATCAAGCGTCAGCTGGGCGGCGGTGTCGCCGCGTCCTATCGGGACCTCGATCCGCAGGACTATCTCGGGATGCCGATCGTCGCACGTCCGCCGACCGGTGGGCGTGACGAGCCCGCCTTGACGGGCGCTGACGACACGCTGTCCAGGCCGCTCGACGGTACGCCCGAGGCATTCATCGACCGGCTGATGCCGATCGCGGAACAGGCCGCCGCTCAGCTCGACCTGCCGCCCGAGGCCCTGCTGGCTCAGGCGGCATTGGAAACCGGATGGGGACGCCACGTGATGCGTGGCACCGGCGGTGACAGCAGTCACAACCTGTTCGGCATCAAGGCGGACTCGCGCTGGGGCGGCGAGCGCGTGCGCGTCGGCACGCTGGAATACCGGGACGGTGTCGCGCTCAACACACGCGCAGACTTCCGAGCCTATACGTCGTACGAAGAGAGTTTCGACGACTACGTCAGTTTCATCAAACGCAACCCGCGTTATCGCGCCGCGCTGCAGAACACTGACGACCCGGCGGCGTATTTCGACGCCCTGCAGGCAGCGGGTTATGCGACCGATCCGGCGTACTCGCAGAAGATCCAGGGCATTCTCGACAGCTCCGCGATGCAGCGGGCCCGGCAGTCGCTGCGCGACCGGACCGCGGCGAGCTGAGCAGCGATGAGAGGGTGACGCAAAATGGCGAGCATCATCAATACCGGCATCAGTGCGCTGACCGCGTTCAAGCGGCAGATGGAGACCACGGGCCATAACATCGCCAACGTCAACACCGAAGGCTACAGCCGGCAGCGCGTACAACTCGAGACGCGCAACCCGCAGGTGTCGCCGGCCGGGTACATCGGTTCAGGCGTCGAAGTTGCATCGATCCACCGCGCGTACGACGACTTTCTCGCGGCGCGGGTGCGTGACTACACCTCGTCGTACGAGGAATCGAGCGTGTTCTACGACCGGGCGCTGCAGATCGACAACGTGTTTGCAGACGCATCGGCCAGCATGAGCGACATGATGCAGCAGTTCTTCGCCGCGGTCGACGACGTTGCCGATGATCCGACCTCGATCGCCGCGCGCAGCGTGATGATCAGCCGCGGCAACCAACTCGCGGAGCGCTTCAATACGCTCGACAGATGGCTCGACGACATGCGGCGCCAGCTGAACCAGGATCTCGAACACCAGGTCGGGGAGATCAACAGCCTGGCCCAGTCCCTGGCGGACGTGAACTCACGCATCGGTGCCCTGAACGGCTCCGCGGGCGGCATCCCCAACGACATCCTCGACGAGCGCGACCGGCTGGTCGATCAACTCAGCCACTACACCAGTGTTTCGACGCTGCAGCAGTCCGATGGCTCGATGAACGTCTTCATCGGCACCGGGCAGGCGCTGGTGGTCGGTGGGGTCGCCAATTCGCTGGCGGTGAGCAGCAACGTCTACGACAGCGAAAAGAAAGAGATCGTGCTGCAGCAGTCCGGTGGTCTGACGGTCAACGTATCGTCGCAGATCACCGGCGGCAGTCTTGGCGGTCTGTTGCGCTTCGGTGGCGAGGTGCTCGACGATTCACAGGCGGCGCTGGGACGTGTTGCGCTCGGTCTGGCCGATTATTTCAATGGTGAACACCAGACCGGCATGGACCTCGACGGCGACCTGGGTGGTCTGTTCTTCGGCCTGGATACGCCCGAGGTCCTGGGCAGGCAGGGCAACGCCGCCGCCAGCACGGCCGCCATCACGATCACTGACCCCTCGCAGCTCACCACGCATAGCTACCGTCTCGACCGCGCCGGTGGCGCCTGGTCGATGACCGACCTGACGACCGGTGCGGCGGTGGCGCTCAGCGGTGCCGGCACCGCAGCCAGCCCGTTGGTCGCGGCACCCCCCGCGGACCTGGGTTTCAGCGTCGTGGCCAGCGCGGTGAACGGCGACAGCTTTCTGTTGCGCCCGACGCGCAACGGTGCCGAGGGCTTCCGTGTACTGGTCGACGCCGAACGCGACATCGCCGCGGCCGACCCGATCCGGTCGACTGCCGCGTCGGCGAACAGTGGTACCGGCACCATGAGTCCCGGCGCGCTGACCAGTCTGGTCGCATCGCCGACCAAGCTGGCGACGCCGCTGACCCTGCAGTTCAACACGGCGGCGAATCGGTTCGACATCTACAGTGGCAATCCGCCGGCCGGACCGGCGATCGGCAACGTTGCCTACAATCCGGCGACCGACAGCGGCGATACCCTGACCGTGAGCATCGGTGGATTGGGAGATTTCAGCTTCGAGATGACCGGCACACCGGCGAACGGTGATCGCTTCGTGCTGGCGGACAACACCGGCGGCGTCGGCGACAACCGCAATGCGCGTCGGCTGGCCGACCTGCAGACCGCGAACCTGATGATCGGTGGCACCGCGACCCTGGCCAACACCTATGGGGCCTTGATCGCCGACGTGGGCACCAGTACCCAGCAGGCCGGCAACAATGCGAGCGTCCAGGAGAACCTGCTGGCGCAGGCCGAGGCGGCCAAGGCCGAGGTGTCGGGCGTGAACCTCGACGAGGAAGCCGCCGACCTGATGCGCTTTCAGCAGGCCTATCAGGCCGCGGCGCAGGTCATCAATATCGCGAACAGCCTGTTTGACTCGTTGCTCGCCGCGGTGCGGAGGTAGGTATGCGGATCTCCACGGCACAGATCTTCCAGCAGAGCGTCGATGCGATGCTCACCCAGCAGCGGCAGCTCAGCGAGACCGAACTGCAGGTCGCGAGCGGCAAACGCATTCTGCGTCCATCGGACGACCCGTCGGCCGCGGTGCGCGTGCTCGACCTCAACGAGGCGGAAAAACGTATCACACAGTATCAGCGCAACGCAGATGCCGCGGTTGCCCGCCTGGATCAGGAAGAGAGCGCACTGACCGGCATCGAAGACCTGCTGCAGCGGGTGCGCGAACTCGCCGTGCAGGGCGCGAGCGATTCGGTCGGCGCCGAGGGGCGGCAGGCGATCGCGGCCGAGGTACGCGAACTGATGGGCAGTTTCCTGCGACTGGCAAATTCCCGGGATGCCAACGGCGAATACCTGTTCGCCGGCTACCAGAGCCTCACCCAGCCGTTCGTCCACGATGGCACAGGCGGTTTCACCTACCAAGGTGACGATGGCCAACGCATGGTCGAGATCGGCGCGGGCCGCGAGATCGCCACCGGCGATCCGGGCCAGATCTTCATGGATTTCGCCGCGGCCGGTGGAGGAACGACGAATATCGGCGAGGTCCTGTACGATCTCGCCGCGAGCCTCGAGGCCGGCAACGGCTACCCCGAGGCGCTCACCGACATCGATACCGCGTTCACTACATTGGACAACACGCGCGCAAAGATCGGCGCGCGCATGAATGCAATCGACGAGCAGCGTGGTGTCAACGACACCTTCGATCTCGCCGTCAAGGATGTCCGGTCGACCCTCGAAGACCTCGACTACGCCGAGGCGATCAGTCGCTTCAACCAGCAGATGACCGCGTTGCAGGCCTCGCAGCAGGCGTTTGTGCGCATCCAGGACCTGAGCCTGTTCAACTTCCTGCGTTGATCCGCGGGGCAGGCGTCCCGGGAAAAAAAACGCGGCCGGACGACCGCGTCTTTACGACCGTGACACGCGGCCGCGGTTACAGTCGATTCAGCTCGACGCGGCGGTTCTGAGCCTTGCCTTCCGTCGTATCGTTGGTCGCGATCGGCTGTTCTTCGCCGTAGCCCTTGGCGATCATGTTGTTACGGTCCACGCCCTGGCTGCTCAGATAGTTGACCACGCTCTGCGCACGGCGTTGCGACAGGTCCTTGTTGTAGGCATCGTCGCCGTCGCTGTCGGTGTGACCGGCGACCATCACCTGGATCTGCGGGTGCGCCGAAAGGGTCTCGGAGACCCCGTCGAGGATCGCCAGTGACTCGTCGGTCAGCTCGTCGGAGTCGGTCTTGAAGTGTACGCCGCGCAGCACGATGCGCTCGTCGCTGCCGCAGCCCAGTTCGTCGACCGTGGATCCGGCCGTGGAATCAGGGCACAGATCGGTGCCGTCGACCACGCCGTCCTGGTCGCCGTCGGCAGGGCCCGCCGGTTCCGCGGCAGGTGCGGGCGGCAGCATTGCGACCGGCGGTGGCCAATACCCGGGGGCATAGCCCTGGTAACCGTAGCCATTGCCCCAGCCGTCGCCGTAACCGTAGCCGTCCCCACGACCGCGCAGGTCGCCGCTGGCCCAGGCGCGCATTGCGAAACTGAAGTCCGCCTCACCACTGCCGTCGCCTGCGGCATCGGCCCGGGTGTCGCCCCAACCGTTACCCCAGCCGCTGCCGTAGCCGTCGTTCCAGCCATCGCCGCCCCAACCACTGCCCCAGGGTGCCCAGTTGCTACCGCCCCAGTTGTTGCCACCCCATCCGTTGTCCCAGGGCCACCAGTTGTTGCCACCCCAGTTGTTGCCTCCCCAGCCGCTGTCCCAGGGCCACCAGCTGTTGCCTCCCCAGTTGTTGCCACCCCAGCCGTTGCCCCAGGGCATCCAGTTGTTGCCACCCCAACCGCTACCCCACGGACGATTCCAGCCGCCGTAGGCCGGTGCCCAACCGCCGTAGGGGACCCCGCCCCAGGGTTGATAGCCCTGATAGGGGATCGGGGTCGGCTGCGCGACCTGGGGTGCAGCCTCGTAGGCGGGTTCCGCGGGCTGTGGAGGGACAGGCACCTGTGGCGGTTCCGGAGCCTCGGCAACAGGCGGCATCGGCGGCGCCGGTGGCGGCTCGACCGCGGCGATCGGCTCCGGGGGCTCCGCTTCGAGCGGTCTCAACGCTGGTTCCTGCCCCTGTGGCGCCCGCGGCTGCGCCGGCGGGCTGTAGATCCCCGGCGCCTGGGCAGCCCAGGCGGGCATCTCGGGTCTGTCCGGCGCCGCCGGCGCTGTGGGGAACGCCGGGGCCTGTGGTGCCGCGGATTGTGCAGGCCGTTCTTTGACCCAGTCCGGGAGCTCAGGTTTCGTCGGCGCCGCCTGGCGCGTTGGCGGTTCGTGAGCGGTCGGTGCGGCCTGTTCCTTCACCCAGGCCGGCAGTTCAGGACGCGCGGGTGCGGTGCCAGCGGTCGGCGCCTGTGGCGCGGCGGCCCATTCGGGTCTCTGCTGAGATCGAACGGGTGCCTCGGGCGGTTGCGGCGGGGCGGCTGCGGCCGGCGCTTGCGGCCGGGCCGGTGCGGCGGCGCCTGTCGCGAGTTCGGCACGGCGCTGTTCCACCCAGGCCGGAAGCTGTGCGGCCGCGGGCATCGATGGTGCGGCGGGGGCCGGCGCCTGTGCAGATGCCCCGGCTGGTGGCTGCTCCGCATACGTCTGCGGCGCGTGGACTGCACCGATCAGGATGGTTCCGATCAGCATGGATCTGTACATCTGCCTCTCCTTGAATCTGGGGCCGATAACGCCGGAGCGCCCGGCGTGGTGAGTCGGGCACTCTGCGAGTACTGCCAAATCTGAGTCATTGCGTGCGCCGAACGTTAGTATGCGAGCGGCGCGCGGTGCAAGGTCATTTGCGTTGCACGTCGCGTCGGGCGCCGGGTCTCGTGTAGGCTGTCGAGCCAAGCTTTCGACCGCGACGAGTGGCCCGCAATCGATACTCCAGCTCAATGAACGAACAGACCAACACCGGATTTCTGCTGCCCCATGACTTCGGCGTGGCACGTCTGATCCAACGCCTGGGCGGTGAGGCGCGTTGTCGGGTCGGTACTGCGGATGCGTTCGCGGCACATTTTTACGACAGCTTCGATTGGCGCCTGCACGCGGCCGGGTTGCGCCTGATGCAGCTGGAAACGCCGCAGGGCACCCTGTTGAAACTGAAGTCCGGCGACGGCGCCGAGAGTGCCGAACCTGTGGTCGGGGAGGCGCGGCCACAATGGCCCGCGGACCTGCCCAACGGTGAACTCAAGGACGCGGTTGTGAATGCCCTGGCGATGCGCGTGCTGCTTCCGGTGGTCAGCGTGCGCGGCGAGGTGACGGAGGTCGCGCTGCTCAACGAAGACGCCAAGACGGTCGTCAGGCTGCAGCACCTGGCACTGCGTTGTGAATCGGCCGACGTCGACGAGCCGCGCAAGCTGCTGCCACGCGTGCGGCTGCTCGAAGTGCGCGGCTATGCCGACGAGTTGGCGGATGTGGCGGCCTTCATGCAGGACAAGATGGAGTGGCCGCGCGCGCCGGCCTGTCTGTTCGATGAGGCGCTCGCGGCGATCGGGCGCGAGGCCGGCGATTACAGCTCCAAACTGGATGTACCGCTCAAGCCGGGCCTGCCGGCGCTCAATGCACTGCGACGCGTATTGTTGACGCTGCTGGATACCATCGAACGCAATCTGGCCGGCACACGTGCCGACCTGGATTCGGAGTTCCTGCATGACCTGCGTGTCGCGACGCGTCGTACGCGCTCTGCGATCGCACAGGTCAAGCGGGTGTTGCCGGACGAGGTGGTCGCCGACT
Proteins encoded:
- a CDS encoding flagellar basal body rod protein FlgF, with amino-acid sequence MDRMLYVAMSGAKETLVAQANSSNNLANAGTAGFLADLNQFRSMPVFGSGHPTRVYAMDERPTTDFDQGSIQYSGRDLDVALKDGGWLAVQSSDGNEAYTRRGDLQVDENGLLMTGNRLPVMGNGGPIAVPPFEKIEIGTDGTVSIRPLGATGEQLAVIDRIKLVAPQYDQMEKGDDGLFRLKGGGVAEADATQRVTAGALVASNVNAVNEMVEMIELGRRFELQVKMMRTADEDAEAAARLLRPV
- the flgG gene encoding flagellar basal-body rod protein FlgG, with translation MYPALWIAKTGLDAEQTRMSVISNNLANVNTNGFKRDRAVFEDLIYQNIRQAGANSTEDTTLPSGLYLGTGVRTVATQKLHTQGNIVQTNNSFDLAVQGSGFFQITHPDGSLVYTRDGAFGMDSTGQLVTQNGYLLDPAITIPANTVSVTVGSDGTVSALVAGNSAPTQIGNITLAQFVNPTGLEAIGDNLYRETFASGAPQTDTPGTNGAGTLIQGSLESSNVNVVEELVNMIETQRAYEMNSKAISTTDNMLAYISQQL
- a CDS encoding flagellar basal body L-ring protein FlgH, producing MNIGHRIQRQGVRALAALSCLALLAGCNSVPKRDAEFAAVPPAQIPPVPQGNGAIFQAGFERSWFENVRARHIGDIVLVNLVEDTEAKHTNSGTVSKENDTSITNPTLFGKLLSFDIPGRSGSYNLDQSLASSTDFSGDADNTQNNEFSGSISVMVTEVLPNGYLRVRGEKRIGMTGGNEYIRVSGIIRPEDIDTRNTVDSTRVADATLIYIGDGQVASASKMGWLAKFFISAIMPF
- a CDS encoding flagellar basal body P-ring protein FlgI, which codes for MRASSIRLNIFNPRRHFTSGESRTRSVGLQRLVTLAICAMLVLAVPAQAERIKDLAAIQGVRNNQLLGYGLVVGLDGSGDKVNSSPFTQQSLRSMLTQLGIVVPPNINLNPKNVAAVTVHADLPPFAKPGQEVDVTVSSIGDAKSLRGGSLLMTPLKGIDGQVYAIAQGNLVVGGLSAAGADGSKITINIPSSGRVPGGATVERSVPTPFGEDAMLTLNLKSGDFTTVQRVTDAINKAIGEGTAFAIDATSVKVNAPRNIGQRVGFVSLVENLEVEPAEAVARVIVNSRTGTVVINSTVRVSPAAVSHGNLVVTISENAQVSQPNALAAGRTVVTPQSDVSVQAPGDRRMFLFDPGVTLDNVVRAVNQVGAGPSDLVAILEALKQAGALKADLVVI
- the flgJ gene encoding flagellar assembly peptidoglycan hydrolase FlgJ encodes the protein MALDMAQVYTDFSGLAALRARAREDQEAALDQVARQFESLFVQMMLKSMRDASFGGGLMDSQQSEFYREMYDKQIAIDMADKQGIGLADVIKRQLGGGVAASYRDLDPQDYLGMPIVARPPTGGRDEPALTGADDTLSRPLDGTPEAFIDRLMPIAEQAAAQLDLPPEALLAQAALETGWGRHVMRGTGGDSSHNLFGIKADSRWGGERVRVGTLEYRDGVALNTRADFRAYTSYEESFDDYVSFIKRNPRYRAALQNTDDPAAYFDALQAAGYATDPAYSQKIQGILDSSAMQRARQSLRDRTAAS
- the flgK gene encoding flagellar hook-associated protein FlgK, with amino-acid sequence MASIINTGISALTAFKRQMETTGHNIANVNTEGYSRQRVQLETRNPQVSPAGYIGSGVEVASIHRAYDDFLAARVRDYTSSYEESSVFYDRALQIDNVFADASASMSDMMQQFFAAVDDVADDPTSIAARSVMISRGNQLAERFNTLDRWLDDMRRQLNQDLEHQVGEINSLAQSLADVNSRIGALNGSAGGIPNDILDERDRLVDQLSHYTSVSTLQQSDGSMNVFIGTGQALVVGGVANSLAVSSNVYDSEKKEIVLQQSGGLTVNVSSQITGGSLGGLLRFGGEVLDDSQAALGRVALGLADYFNGEHQTGMDLDGDLGGLFFGLDTPEVLGRQGNAAASTAAITITDPSQLTTHSYRLDRAGGAWSMTDLTTGAAVALSGAGTAASPLVAAPPADLGFSVVASAVNGDSFLLRPTRNGAEGFRVLVDAERDIAAADPIRSTAASANSGTGTMSPGALTSLVASPTKLATPLTLQFNTAANRFDIYSGNPPAGPAIGNVAYNPATDSGDTLTVSIGGLGDFSFEMTGTPANGDRFVLADNTGGVGDNRNARRLADLQTANLMIGGTATLANTYGALIADVGTSTQQAGNNASVQENLLAQAEAAKAEVSGVNLDEEAADLMRFQQAYQAAAQVINIANSLFDSLLAAVRR
- the flgL gene encoding flagellar hook-associated protein FlgL, with the protein product MRISTAQIFQQSVDAMLTQQRQLSETELQVASGKRILRPSDDPSAAVRVLDLNEAEKRITQYQRNADAAVARLDQEESALTGIEDLLQRVRELAVQGASDSVGAEGRQAIAAEVRELMGSFLRLANSRDANGEYLFAGYQSLTQPFVHDGTGGFTYQGDDGQRMVEIGAGREIATGDPGQIFMDFAAAGGGTTNIGEVLYDLAASLEAGNGYPEALTDIDTAFTTLDNTRAKIGARMNAIDEQRGVNDTFDLAVKDVRSTLEDLDYAEAISRFNQQMTALQASQQAFVRIQDLSLFNFLR
- a CDS encoding OmpA family protein, which codes for MYRSMLIGTILIGAVHAPQTYAEQPPAGASAQAPAPAAPSMPAAAQLPAWVEQRRAELATGAAAPARPQAPAAAAPPQPPEAPVRSQQRPEWAAAPQAPTAGTAPARPELPAWVKEQAAPTAHEPPTRQAAPTKPELPDWVKERPAQSAAPQAPAFPTAPAAPDRPEMPAWAAQAPGIYSPPAQPRAPQGQEPALRPLEAEPPEPIAAVEPPPAPPMPPVAEAPEPPQVPVPPQPAEPAYEAAPQVAQPTPIPYQGYQPWGGVPYGGWAPAYGGWNRPWGSGWGGNNWMPWGNGWGGNNWGGNSWWPWDSGWGGNNWGGNNWWPWDNGWGGNNWGGSNWAPWGSGWGGDGWNDGYGSGWGNGWGDTRADAAGDGSGEADFSFAMRAWASGDLRGRGDGYGYGDGWGNGYGYQGYAPGYWPPPVAMLPPAPAAEPAGPADGDQDGVVDGTDLCPDSTAGSTVDELGCGSDERIVLRGVHFKTDSDELTDESLAILDGVSETLSAHPQIQVMVAGHTDSDGDDAYNKDLSQRRAQSVVNYLSSQGVDRNNMIAKGYGEEQPIATNDTTEGKAQNRRVELNRL
- a CDS encoding CHAD domain-containing protein codes for the protein MNEQTNTGFLLPHDFGVARLIQRLGGEARCRVGTADAFAAHFYDSFDWRLHAAGLRLMQLETPQGTLLKLKSGDGAESAEPVVGEARPQWPADLPNGELKDAVVNALAMRVLLPVVSVRGEVTEVALLNEDAKTVVRLQHLALRCESADVDEPRKLLPRVRLLEVRGYADELADVAAFMQDKMEWPRAPACLFDEALAAIGREAGDYSSKLDVPLKPGLPALNALRRVLLTLLDTIERNLAGTRADLDSEFLHDLRVATRRTRSAIAQVKRVLPDEVVADFRQRFAWLGQITGPTRDLDVFLLELPHYRASLPAPMGGHLDALEEHLRAAHKQEQNKLARQLGSAEMKALLADWRHVLEAESPPGETAWFADLPIERVAAQRIWRMYRKVRKDGRLALQGGPPEVLHALRKDCKKLRYLIEFFRRAFPEDDLKDVVRNLKRLLDNLGTFQDRQVQAEKLAAFAEGFDRDDPRCMSTVLAIGGLVADLLRDQQRAHERFADCFAAFDSEANRADYKRVFKQRAEGLG